TAAGGTTGAACACATTGTAATAAGAacctttcaaaatatttctgtacaaacGGTTAATAAAACGTTactcaaatacaaaaaaaaaacaaaaaacaatgagaCATTCCTAAAGTGAAAGCAAAAATATTATATGTGATGACTATAATATTAAAGATCAATGAACCCTCAAGATCATAGCgatatttaaaacaattaacGATAAACATCTATCTTATCTCTAAAGTccatgcagtatttttttttcagttttaatgtcTTTACTTGTGGTAATTCATTTTCAAACTATTTAaagaaattttctgaaaaagtCGCCCCAGTCCGTGAGGCTTTTGAATGAATCTTCTCTTTCTCGCCAGTTAGCATCGACTTGATGTCTTTTGACTAGAACCCGATCCATTGTTTGAACAACGCCATTAGTCGCCATCAGGTCACAAGACTTTATAAAAGCGTTCCCAATCTTTGGACCATTATCTCGACTGCGATCCATTGGAAAGGTTTCTCCCGACGAAGTTCGGAGCTGCTGACGAAGGAACCACTGGCCGCCGAAAATTCCCGAACAACAAACTGTATCTGAATAACAAATGATGTGATACCATGatagaaacaacaatttttaatGATATATTTTGCATGTCGAAAAACAACTCTTTCTATAATAATGTATAAGAAGTACAAATGCTGCTGATGCTGTACGGTATCAAGGTCTATCATGtaagtgtatttttttctcaacaGTAACGTGAAATtcaatatacacacacatccaGTTGACTTCTGAAACCATCTGTATGATAGTATGCATGgaaaatgtgtttgtattgtTGCATACTTTTCAAGAAAAACAGCCAAACTTGAACGACCTTTAAATTACGTTAATTCGGGTCTTCATATAATGTAATATACCCGTGGGACATTATTGTATCAGTTATACGAATTCACATATGGACATTTCGAACATTACAATCCATGATAATATTGTTACTAGGTATCTAAATTTGAAGAGCTGTTATTGGGGCTTTGTGTGCTGAATAGAAAATTTCTTTCTCCGACCACAAtcgaaaaataaaattttacaaaccgAGTCATAAAATTCTATAATCAGCTAAGACTAGTAtctaatttcacaaaatataggATACTGAGATAAAGTGAATTACTTTCATGGCACTTTTATGCTCGAATATACTTGGACCTATCAACGTCTTCTAAATGCATGTCCTCTGGTagcaatatttgtttatttatttattgatttggccggcattttacgccgtaatccCCCAAAAAGCCTCGGCTTCTATTTCATACAAGGCAAGAGGTCATACTTGATGCTATACAATCTGATCATTGACGAAGTACAGCCTATACAAAATTCTTACACTTTGCAATAACGTTATCAGAATTACTGAGAAccgatgaatgaatgaatggatgaatggaCGAACTATTGGGGTTTAAATCCACACTGGCAGTATTTTAGTCATACTGTGGCTAGGAAGAACGGATGGGCCAAAGTATAAATACCGAGCATAATATATTTAAGATGGCATATGCTTTACAGTTTTCTTTGTTCGCTTCATTTGTAAGGCTCGCTTGTACTGTTAACGAATTGCGATCGTGCAGTATTATGACTGAAGATTAAAACGATTCCTGCATAATGTATAGAGACAAACTTAGAGCTTGAAGGCAAACCATGGCGTATATCGCAGAGGAAAAGCagatgattatttatttatttatttatttgattgacgtgtGAGGAATCATGGGTTTCAGCCTGAAAAAGACCCACGACTATCAaaaggtttctgccagaccttcacacatTCGACCAGAGAGGCAGCCAGCTGTATTTCAAATCACAGCAGTGGGGAGAGGCCACTCAATACAATGAGCTATCATGCTAACATGAGTATTGTACCAGGCCCTATGTTTGAATAAACTAGTGAGCACGCTCCGGATCAGAAAATAACAGGCCTTCTTACCTCTAATGATGTGATTCTTCAAAACAGCTTTCAGCCTTTTCGTGTCTTTCTGTACATCGCCAATGTCCTCAAGtgcctgaaacaaaacaaatatctaTCAAGTTTTTATGTACCAAAAGGAGACTTTTTAGGAAATTCAACTGATGATAGATGTTtgagaagaaaacaatattcaGTTTTCAACCTAGGTGCAACTCTAATTAGCCCGGGGGATCTAAAATATAGCCTATTTAGGACAGAATAAACTGttatacatttgaaaataaaatgttacttatTTTGTTGACTTGGAATTGATTTATGTCCTCAAACAAACTTTCACTGCTGCTTGTTGATTACAACCATCCTCTTTCTTCAGTCTTGAAACTTTAAAGTCATCATTTGCATGGGTTTGTCATGCTGGCACCTAGCGTTCTGCAGTGCACaagttttcagaaaaataatttagcaaatattttaaattattaaatgaataaaaagacTGAAGAATGCTGGTTTCCTTCCTTATGcgttaaattaaaaataaaacttcaaacCTGAAAACCTATAGTAAAAaactttaaatgttaaaactttGGAAATGTCTAAACGTACGAGATTAGTCGGTGCCAGCACAGTAAATGGACCTTCACCCTCGAGCATCTCCGCCAATCCTGCCTTCTCCAATAGGTCATGCAGAGTTGAAAATTCCCGATTCTGTTTAATGACATCTAGAACAGTTCCTTCTGGTGGTCTCATCACCTGTTAGCAAGGCGCATAAACGTGAAAGAACAGGTAATCCATGTGTCAAAACTAACATTCGTATACGAGACGTTAACCAAAATggatgtcaataatcgcaaggccaattcgaAAGCAACGTTcaataaaccaccaaagaactaaaaaatataataaaatacgaaattaagacggttTCACGCGAagagaagtcaacagttttcactgaagATGGAGAGAAAGTATGAATGTCCgaggcgaatgaattaaatcagtatctcATGTATACCGTGCtagtttctacttttttttggtatttcagTCTCCACCACACGGATAAACACGGACTGAGCTCTTGAATATGCAGGTGCTGTAGGGTGCACATGGTTTGACATGGTCTAAAATTGCACAACCGGTTTAACACATTTTGAACAGGCAGGTAGATATGACCCATTTATAATCTTTGACTTTTCAAAACCGACCATAGGCCAGTTTAGTTCCACAAACATCTGGTCAGGTGGGTGAACATCATGGACAGAGCATAAATTAAGTGTTTCCAAAATCTGTCAGTAGATGTTAAAGTCATAATGAAGACAATTAAGTCCTAACTATAGCCATTCATTTTCATAGTTATCAAATGTGTGGCAAGTTTTAGAACGTAATATGTAGATAAGCCATTTAAAATGCACATCTGTGCTCAATTTTGATAATATTGGATGATTGCTTTGGAATCATGCCACACAATGGCTTAAACAAGGATCTTAATCCAAATCTCACTCAGTTTTATTAATATTGGATGACTGCTTTGGAATCACAAACAATGGCTTAAATAAGGACCTTAGTCCAAATCTCTCGGTTTTATTAATATTGGATGATTGCTTTGGAATCATGCCACACAATGGACCTTAGTCCAAATCTCTCTCAGGTTTGTTAATATCGGATGAATGATTTGGGCGATTTTACGCTGACATCAGTTGACCGACGTAGGACCGATGCCACGCACACAAGGGCCCTGGTCCAAATCTGTTTGTAGATCAGGTGCAGAGGGTAGTGATCCTAATAACTGTTATTTCACCTAATGCTGAATGTCAACGCCAAATGTGGTTGGAATCGAAATCAAGCTTATATCGGTGAGATGAATAATAGACAAAAGTATACAACGGCGGACAACTCTCCTTTGCAATAGGTGTCTTAAACAGTTGTCAGGAtagttttaaataaaaacttcCAGAGACATTCAAGAAAGTAAACTCCAAACTccaaaaatattataaaagcGCTATATCACACCTGTAAATAGCGAATATTACCTGATCAATAATATGAACAATTCCATTGCAAGCTTTTAAGTTGTGCTTCGATATGGCAGCACACTGAACAGTCTTCACCCACTGGTTCCCGAATGGAAACTGTAACAAATGGTAATGCCATTTATTATAAAGATCAACAAAACTTGGAGATGTCAGTACTTACGTGTTACATGGGTTTAAATTAGTAGAGTGAATCTGTGGTTACAATTACATTAATTCCTGAAAAGTGAGAATAATCTTGCATATTGCCATACTATACGTTTTGCCATTCTTTGTATTATCTACATAAATTCTTCTTTTTATAACAGGGGCATAAAAGCCTACACAGTGTAGCAGTTAACATGACCAGGTGTCTTTAATGAGACTTGATGGTGATTGTCCAAAACAgatttattatacatatttcatgtattttcataatttaatcCATAGTCGGTATCGGTATATAGTATAGACTACGAAAAAGATAACCTTGTTAACAAATGGACTGGACGTTTAAGTAGCTTCACACTATTCCGTGACTTATTTACTTACCGTGGAATATTCGTTGACTCTAAGATTATGACTTGTGTGCAAGGTAGACAAACTGTCATCATTGTGCAGTCTTGTAATAGGTAACTTATTTTCGGCCACATGGAATGTTAACAGTTGCTCCATGAGTTGTGGATCCATCTCGACTGCCTCTAACACTCTTTCGTCAAGGTTCTGGTAAAGATCAAATTTCAGATATTGACTAAGAATATTCATTATACAGATTAAAAAAGACGTGAACGAATTGTAACAACATGGTAAAGTAAAAAGTGTTTCATTATATAACAGACGAAATAGTCAGTCAGTCTGTTGTTCTATGTAAATGTGAAAGCTTTGTATTTTACACGGTTATGGCTGATATCGTGTTTGATTTCCATCACCGCCAATGTTCAATTTTCTGGACAACAGTACAAATTGACTGTTTCCTTTTAGAGCATTTGGACAGAACGGTTTCGATTAAACCCAAGGAGATCGAATTTCTGCCTTAAGTCAAAAAACTAACAGCTACTCCCATTATTTTCTCACGGTTggaattttataacatttatcgCGAAACCATCATTTTTCATATTCGCTTTCAGGgtattttaataatatgtacGTTTTTCAATACATGGGTAATGCAAGTATATCTTCTTTTCTTTTGCACGTCCATGCAAGCATAGTCAACTGCggaatttaaatatatgtaaagaaaTGTCGGTTTCTTACATCGAATGCTTTATCATTTGGGGCAAACATCGTCAGATTTTCCAAGTTGTTTAGTTTGTCAGCAATCTTTGCACGCTGTATAAATTCCACAACTTTCTTGGCTCCATTTTTCTCAGCAACTTCCAGGATGCTTAAagctgaaataataaaatagatGTTGTTACCCTCAAAAAATACTGTTCACTGAATGGTCCGATTTTATTGATGTACAGAAAAGCTTTACCCTTCTTATCTCTCAATTCATGAAATTCAATAATTCGACCATCATTACTAGAATTAAATTTTCTCGCACGCTAAAACCGGTCAAATTGTTAATTCTGTTGATAAATATCAATATTTGTTTGAAACGTTCATCCTCAAGTTCCTAGTCCAAATTCACATGCATACATCCGCAATAACAATTTTCCGCTGGTGACAATTTGATGACAAATAGTATGTGAGAGTCAAGAGCTACTGTTCCCTATAAATTATTCCTAAAAAAGTGCTTTTCTAGAATGATGTTTAACGCATGCCCCTGTATATCTTTTCAATGGCTTCTGATTACTTGAACAAATATACACGTCtatataattaaacatttagGGTTAGAAAACCTGTCATCTAGACGTTCATCTACGAATTTGCGGATCTGCAGCACATACATTACTTACCATCATCAGGAATGATTACTTCATCCACAAGATGCAGCACACCATTAGTGGCCATCAAGTCTGTGCCGGTGACTTGGACTCCTTCCGCGAAGATCTTGTCGTTGTCGTCACGGGTAAGCCCCATGTACTTATCCAGCATATTGGCCGTCCGAACCCTCTCATCGATGACAGCCGAGCAGATCACCCTTGGTAGCAGATGGTGCAGCAAAATATCTAAACGCATAAAATGAAACACATAGTAAACGATATATGCCGAGTAGGTGAAAGATGCTTAGTAACAATGATTCTAACATCGTCGTCTACATACAGAATAACCTACGTCGTCAACGGATTGTGTTGCAAGTTGTATGATATAGCTGGTCTTGATCACATTTACCACATTGGATTAATTACCCTTATACATGCGTGAGTCGCTTGTAAGCTAATACAGATGCCTTAAAAATTCATTAATTATGAAGGAAGTACTTCTACTCTGTATAAgcaaactttaacatttctatAAATCCTGATGCGTGAAAAGTGAAATCTCCTTTAATCGAATGAAAAATTTCCTCATCCATCACACACTTTTTTCGCGTAATACCTTCtattaacatttaatttcaCAGTATGTACACCACCGTCGTTATGGTAATGTAACCAATGTCTTAATGACGAAAGATGCATGGTGGTAGTCATTGAAATTTTCCTACAGTACAAGAAAATGATGAGTACCGGTTTCCACAGGCCAAGTTACCCCAATGAGAATTAGGGGCGCTAAAACCTGTCATTAGATAGACTTAATGTTAATCCCAGCTACAACCTTTCTGCTtattaactaaaaaaaaaaaagagggagAGACTCACTCTTCAAACATGCGTCACCCTTGTACAGTTTCTCCTGTAGTTCCATTGGCAGTTTGTCAAAGGCTGAATTGGTCGGAGCAAACAGAGTGTAATGACCATACTTCACGTAACATCTGCACCAGGTCACCTTTACTGAGAACTGGTAGTAGTAAGTAACAAAACTGTCGGTCAGGAAACATTTTCTAAGATTGAGATTAATCATTTTGTCACTCAATACTGATTGTCTGATCGATGTGGGCTATTATAGTTCCATCCACTGTAGAGAATCCATGCACTGTTACTAATCCACATTTAGACAGGCCAAACGACATGAGTTTTACACCCTGCAGAAGGGGTTAAGTCATAGCTCTAATGCCTAAAGGATGTACAAATATAAGcttataaaaattaatataaaaatgttctCGTTTCACGAATGTACACAAGGCGAGTCTATAATAAAGAATTATATTGtatgtttctttattattatatttgcaTGCATTAACAATTAAAATGATTGAAAGGGCCCTGAGTACGTTCTCTACGCCATAAGTTAAATATACTTACGTGTCTTCAGAGTGCTGAGTTCGGGGTTCTTACTAATAATTCCGATCAAACTGTTTGTTACAGGGGAGAGAACTCGTTCAACAGTGTGAATTACTCCGTTCGTTGCAAGAACATCCGTCTTCAGTAGCCGCGCACAGTTGGCAGTGATTAACTACAACAGAGGTTGCTACAAAGTATAAAATGTTTTGTCATTTGAAATCTGACATCCACCATGTCATAAATGCGTTCTGAAAAATATGCTTTATCTTATTCAACACTCTTGGAATGAAACATTATTCCTAATtatctttcatttcatttcataaacaAAAACTCTTTAAGTTTTCAtagtttaataatatttaactttaaTATAACTTTAATATAAATGTGGTGAGATTTATGGTTGAATGAAAACgaattggaaaaaaaatccGGCAAACCCAGATGGTGAGTCTAGAAATATTTAGTTCTCAAAATTACTATCATATATCGAATATGATGACATCATCACTGTCGCGTGCAGTTTCGGTGTTCTTCATTAGAAATGTATGCATAATTTACCAAATCGAATAAATTATCATCTTGATATCACATGGAGTTCTAACTCAGTAGATATCTATGTTTACACCTATAGCTGTATGCAAATCATTATCATCTGAACTCACTTTATGGGGGTACTCGTAGAAATTAATTCGAACTGTGGACTTCACGGGGCTTCCGGTGGGCAGTGTTTGCTCGTCCTTCATCTGGGCTGGTCTTGACGCTACCCACCACCACGTGGCCTAGCAAAAGCTGCTTCATGTCATTGACCAGCATGTCGGTTAGGGGTCGGGACACCAGCACCAGGTTAGATTCCGGCAGGTCCTGATAAGCCTTCAGTCATACATTGACATTAACAAGGTGCAAAAGAATTAACTTATTTTAGCGGATTTGTTAGTAAGAAACTGAATAACAAACttgacagaaaatattaaaaacaattttataatGGTGTTCTAGTGTTAAAGCTTTtgattcaaaataaaatattatagcTATAAGCCAGCCTGGTACTCGAATGTCCACTGTCTCATCCACTTAATATAGCCAATTTGGTAGAATTATTAACTAATGACCATGAATTGTTAGAGAAACTAACCTGGTCCTCGGGGAGTGGGAAGCTCTGGGGTAAGTTGGGCTCGCTGAGGAAAGCTTGGTTAACCGGGGCAAAGATGGTGAAATTACCATGTTTAAGTTCTGGTCGCATACCAACACTGTCAACAGCTCTAAGGAATTCCACCAGATCCAGATTCTCGGCCGTTGTCACCAAATTTTTCAAATCAAGTCCTAAAAGAAATGGTTAAATCACGGATTTAACAAAGATATAATTATCCGAAAACTGGCCTGCACTCGGATATCATTTACTGATCCACGAAATAAAGTCCATTTAAATCCAAGCATCTAACcaaaaacagatatatttaaaatgcaaattttacagattttttgttAATGTACATCTGCACAATATTTACCGCATCTAAAGGTATATAACTGTATTGTCATTTATCGAACAAAACTGTGTGTTAAACAGCGTTATGTTATCTCGTTCGAACATCCATACCGTATATATAAACCATAAAGTATCATATGCTTCCTTATATGATATATCATTCTGACATTAATTCTATACATGTTTGGCATTACTTCTCACCGATATGAATTTACAATATAGGGTATCGGTATGTCTGTTTGGACTAACAAAATCTCCGTAAAACTTTTAATACACAGAAGGCGCCAAATAAATTGGCCTATGCCCTGAGCTGCCTGTAAAGGAAAAAGTCACGCGAAGATAGTCTGTGCCATTTATAGATTCTACACGCTGGGTATTTTGATATAGCAGGGTTGTAATTGGTCGTCTGGAAATCGTGTCATGAATACGTGTAACGAAAAGAAATGGTCATGGAAGTACCTTGTGATACAATCATTGTTAAGACTGAAGACACGATTACTTGCATGAACAACTTACGCTTCGTGCAGCCTCGTTCCCCGGATTCTCTAGTGTATCCATGGCAACACTCTTTAATTTCAGTATACTCTTGCCGTTTGCCAAATATATCAATGCTGTAAAGAAGGGATATAAATCAGCGGAATACTTACCCAACGATATAAGTTTGAAGAAATCCAACAATATAAAATAGCATAGATCTTGATGAAACGATGATATGTAGATGTCGATTGTTATTGGAAAGCAACGTCAGGCAGCTGCGTTCTTAGTCTTTAAACATGAATTGTTCGGAACAATGGAAACAGAAACCACACCAAACatccatttttcattttaaccagAAAGTTTGATTATTAACATTATCTGTGATCTTGAACTACCAGAATTAAGATTTGAGAATAGCTATCGTAGGTCCTATAACGTCACCAGCCAAAGAGTGGATGGTTAAGAAACAGTTAGCTTAAATGGTCGCCGTGGGCTCAAACACCGACGGTCTTAAAATGTGGCAACTTTTAACTgataaattgtttttctttcttttggtgTTTTCTCCAGCAAATGTGCGTCAATACCTAAATGTATACCATGTTGGGCCAGAAAAGCCATATGCCATTATAATCCACCAGTGTAGAAGAGCATGGGGCCTTTTTTGGTCTTAATGAACTTAAAACTGACTTAGTAGTTCTGGAAAATGTAGTCTTAAACCGTGCACATGAAGAATGGATCAATAAATATGACTTTCTGGGGCGATATATAATATGTCTGGGAGAACAGAAATGGTCAGGAGACCACTTCGTGTAGCAGACACCGTTCGTCTGTGTTATCTACCTTGATGGTCAATAACGAAAGAACGAAAACGTATATACAAGGTATATTGTTGTTATTCCATTCTTTAAGCTGCTGGTATAAAAGGCAACTTACGTTGTCACACATTTATAAGTGGTATCCGTCTGATCACAAATCTTGCTGTGGACACTGCTATGTCGTCGAATCTCGCCCTCCCCGGTTTCATTGGTCTCGCGTTGAAATCGATCTGTGCATACATGAGGTCTGTGAAAATGGATTAATATTGTTCATATATTGTAGTAGTACATCTTATTTAAGAACACTCACAAACTTCCCTAATTTGTGTAGCTCCTTCTCAGATTTAAtcagaataaaagaaaatatttttataaccaaataaataacgTGATTAAGATTTCAGAAATTGTAAAGTAGTTCAATTTAAGACGAATTTTAAGCTCTTATGTTtcctgtatttttcattgaaaacAACTAAACTGTATCAGTGTATAAggtaaattatttgatttattcagttGATATATTACGATGTATACTCAATCCTATAATGCGAATATGCATTTGTGTTATAAACGCAAAATTACACAACACTGCACCGAGCTCAGAGGCGAGCATATCACCCCTAATGCCAGGTACGTCAAGTACAAATTCGAAATAATCGAAAAGAATTGACCGTTGGCAACACCCGACTGCCAGACAGGAAAGGTTGCATGCCAGCAGCACACATCAGTCAGCGATTTCGGCGATAAACTAAATGGTTTAATGTCAAGGTGGGCGAAGGACTAATTTCCGAGGAAGAAAGGTTCAGAAGTGGACAGTACATTAGAGGATTCTACCACTTTTAAAGGGCAAACTTTACTTCTTGTTAGAGAATATTGCGTGACAAGTCAcagcttttcattttttttttgttttcttttacctgAATAAGGCTAAAATTTGAACTTCGCATACccaagtttatttattcattcaaatacactgaaaaaacaaatgtttatgaTTTAAACTCATTTATCTCTGCAACAGATAATATACGTGCTTAACAAATTAATGCCTTTCAGTACATATTGGACTCGTACCTATACTATTTAGAGCTTTAAAATGAGTTTCAAAGAGCTATAATTTGACCCCTAttatacattttagg
Above is a window of Liolophura sinensis isolate JHLJ2023 chromosome 7, CUHK_Ljap_v2, whole genome shotgun sequence DNA encoding:
- the LOC135470871 gene encoding LOW QUALITY PROTEIN: periostin-like (The sequence of the model RefSeq protein was modified relative to this genomic sequence to represent the inferred CDS: deleted 2 bases in 2 codons) — encoded protein: MKPFVLALCVSLLVVTLACLVDGIRPVLRRRHHVDKWTRGRQAKGDRHHRNNRKNLDQPKWKESEKHEKHTKKGGNEDRVNSRGSGGWFQSWHHRHHRPHRFEIGIGHSPENSWFNFDFDFGRLFNEEMEWWKGPHVCTDRFQRETNETGEGEIRRHSSVHSKICDQTDTTYKCVTTIDIFGKRQEYTEIKECCHGYTRESGERGCTKRLDLKNLVTTAENLDLVEFLRAVDSVGMRPELKHGNFTIFAPVNQAFLSEPNLPQSFPLPEDQVSFSNNSWSLVNNSTKLAYQDLPESNLVLVSRPLTDMLVNDMKQLLLGHVVVGSVKTSQMKDEQTLPTGSPVKSTVRINFYEYPHKLITANCARLLKTDVLATNGVIHTVERVLSPVTNSLIGIISKNPELSTLKTLLSKGDLVQMLREYGHYTLFAPTNSAFDKLPMELQEKLYKGDACLKNILLHHLLPRVICSAVIDERVRTANMLDKYMGLTRDDNDKIFAEGVQVTGTDLMATNGVLHLVDEVIIPDDALSILEVAEKNGAKKVVEFIQRAKIADKLNNLENLTMFAPNDKAFDNLDERVLEAVEMDPQLMEQLLTFHVAENKLPITRLHNDDSLSTLHTSHNLRVNEYSTFPFGNQWVKTVQCAAISKHNLKACNGIVHIIDQVMRPPEGTVLDVIKQNREFSTLHDLLEKAGLAEMLEGEGPFTVLAPTNLALEDIGDVQKDTKRLKAVLKNHIIRDTVCCSGIFGGQWFLRQQLRTSSGETFPMDRSRDNGPKIGNAFIKSCDLMATNGVVQTMDRVLVKRHQVDANWREREDSFKSLTDWGDFFRKFL